In Eupeodes corollae chromosome 3, idEupCoro1.1, whole genome shotgun sequence, a single genomic region encodes these proteins:
- the LOC129950655 gene encoding LOW QUALITY PROTEIN: cell division cycle 7-related protein kinase (The sequence of the model RefSeq protein was modified relative to this genomic sequence to represent the inferred CDS: inserted 1 base in 1 codon), producing MAIEKGGLRSSSVTQLAGNKSQETVSDLKSKIPEIGNGTFSTVILATFKKDPNPVHKHRRKYAIKHHLSTSHPXRIIKELKCITEIGGKENVVGIYCTIRHNESVAFVMPYLSHNKFYDFYNKMPLEDIPASKLSPFSWRAENVATPPSLGETSRTPQYSTNRKLNAKCYCYEKTQEKEVHASRAGTPGYRSPEVLMKYQSTAFDIWPVGVILISILSSVYPFFKAPDDYVALAEMVIFLRDKAIRKKAFPLGRLLSWSSELETKYMTVDANTLEVCKNLEHLYYNCLRKDSPYESKEPLCNDIFATSAYDLLYKLLELNPYKRISAEEVLQHPFFEEVDDNPKLN from the exons ATGG ctATAGAAAAGGGTGGCCTTAGATCTTCATCGGTTACTCAATTAGCTGGAAACAAAAGTCAAGAAACTGTTTCTGATCTCAAGTCGAAAATCCCAGAAATTGGAAATGGCACATTCAGTACAGTGATTCTTGCAACATTTAAAAAGGATCCGAACCCAGTACATAAACATCGTAGAAAGTACGCCATTAAACATCATCTGTCTACAAGCCATC ACCGAATTATCAAAGAGTTAAAGTGCATAACTGAGATTGGCGGAAAAGAGAATGTTGTCGGAATCTACTGTACTATCCGGCACAACGAATCGGTAGCATTTGTTATGCCATACTTGTCGCATAATAAATTTTacgatttttataacaaaatgccCTTAGAAGATATTCCCGCCA GCAAGTTAAGTCCGTTCTCCTGGAG AGCGGAAAACGTTGCAACACCACCGTCATTAGGTGAAACCAGCCGCACACCACAATACAGTACAAATCGCAAACTGAATGCCAAGTGTTATTGCTatgaaaaaactcaagaaaagGAAGTTCATGCTTCTCGTGCTGGAACTCCTGGCTACCGCTCACCGGAAGTATTGATGAAGTACCAATCTACTGCATTTGATATTTGGCCAGTAGGTGTAATTTTAATCTCGATACTCTCGTCCGTTTATCCCTTTTTCAAGGCACCCGATGACTATGTTGCACTTGCTGAGATGGTTATTTTTTTGCGCGATAAAGCAATTCGCAAGAAGGCCTTTCCTCTGGGACGGCTT CTAAGCTGGTCCTCCGAATTGGAAACAAAATACATGACCGTAGATGCCAACACGCTTGAGGTCTGTAAGAATTTGGAGCATTTATATTACAATTGCTTACGCAAAGACTCACCTTATGAGTCTAAGGAACCTCTATGTAATGATATTTTTGCGACAAGCGCCTACGATTTGTTATACAAATTGTTAGAACTTAATCCTTACAAACGTATTTCAGCGGAGGAAGTATTGCAGCATCCTTTCTTTGAAGAAGTCGATGATAACCCAAAGTTGAATTAG